The Indicator indicator isolate 239-I01 chromosome 32, UM_Iind_1.1, whole genome shotgun sequence genome contains a region encoding:
- the LOC128977346 gene encoding basic phospholipase A2 sphenotoxin subunit B-like has translation MNSLLAFTLLLALGLAPAHGSILQLYKMISKATGKDALLHYSLYGCYCGLGGRGTPKDATDRCCQVHDQCYSNLLKKYHCDAKVQEYHYRWLGGLPTCKEESWCGHHSCQCDRSLALCLQRNIKSYSVWYLFYNKKKCH, from the exons ATGAACTCTCTCCTGGCCTTCaccctgctgcttgctttgg GCTTGGCCCCAGCTCACGGGAGCATCCTGCAGCTGTACAAGATGATCAGCAAAGCAACAGGGAAGGATGCTCTGCTGCATTACTCCTTGTATGGCTGCTACTGTGGTCTGGGGGGCAGAGGAACACCCAAGGATGCCACAGACAG GTGCTGCCAGGTGCATGATCAGTGCTACAGCAACCTGCTGAAGAAGTACCACTGTGATGCCAAGGTGCAGGAATACCACTACAGATGGCTCGGGGGTCTCCCTACCTGCA aggaAGAATCCTGGTGTGGGCACCACTCCTGCCAGTGCGACCGCAGCCTGGCGCTCTGCCTGCAGAGGAACATCAAGAGCTACAGCGTCTGGTACCTCTTCTACAACAAGAAGAAGTGCCACTGA
- the LOC128977347 gene encoding basic phospholipase A2 A-like: MKVLLMLVMLFACSVLSADGKHPRAFAPGLEGSTVGNLTAQSCYSGRGRGTMRASLDRCCLLRSCCYARLAARRCRVGPIQPLSASQPGIPSCRSGSWCQRGACRCDRAARLCQMRDRRLRQPRRKCRGRAGRC, encoded by the exons atgaaggtCCTGCTGATGCTGGTGATGCTGTTTGCCTGCA GTGTGCTCTCAGCTGATGGGAAGCACCCACGTGCCTTTGCCCCAGGACTCGAGGGGAGCACTGTAGGAAAcctcacagcccagagctgctaCTCAGGACGGGGCAGAGGCACAATGAGGGCTTCACTGGACAG GTGCTGCCTGCTCCGCTCCTGCTGCTACGCCAGGCTGGCTGCTCGGCGCTGCCGTGTGGGACCCATCCAGCCCCTCTCAGCATCCCAGCCCGGGATCCCCAGCTGCA GATCTGGGTCCTGGTGCCAGCGGGGTGCCTGCAGATGCGATCGGGCAGCTCGGCTCTGCCAGATGCGCGACCGGAGGCTGCGGCAGCCTCGCCGCAAGTGCCGGGGCCGAGCCGGGCGGTGTTGA
- the PLA2G2E gene encoding group IIE secretory phospholipase A2, whose protein sequence is MKVFLLLLFLAGLVPAGCNVIQFGSMIKHKTGKSPLAYNGYGCYCGVGGSKQPVDKTDWCCHAHDCCYRKLSSSRCNAKLATYKYSISGSKITCKSGNWCQKQSCECDKRAAECFQRTARTYRNSYKNYPNSRCKGKAPSC, encoded by the exons ATGAAGGTCTTCTTGCTGCTCCTTTTCT TGGCAGGGctggtccctgctggctgcaatgTGATTCAGTTTGGCTCCATGATCAAGCACAAGACAGGGAAGTCACCGCTGGCCTACAACGGTTATGGCTGCTACTGTGGTGTGGGGGGATCCAAACAGCCAGTGGACAAGACTGACTG GTGCTGCCATGCCCACGACTGCTGCTACAGGAAGCTGTCCTCTTCCCGCTGCAATGCCAAACTGGCCACCTACAAATACTCCATCAGTGGAAGCAAGATAACCTGCA AATCTGGGAACTGGTgccaaaagcagagctgtgagtgTGACAAGAGGGCAGCAGAGTGCTTCCAAAGGACAGCCAGGACCTACCGCAACTCCTACAAGAACTACCCCAACTCCCGCTGCAAGGGCAAGGCTCCCTCCTGCTAG